A genomic region of Desulfosarcina ovata subsp. ovata contains the following coding sequences:
- a CDS encoding HDOD domain-containing protein produces the protein MNRQQMIKTVESLNNLPTLPMVAMEMNRMLQDIETPIERLVVVLERDQATVVKILRLVNSSFFGFRNRVTNLRHAVTLLGYGTVQNAVVTVSVIDTLKLKNELKGFNISGFWSHAIGVAVMCRHLAECTRLAPAEEAFTAGLLHDIGKVVLINVFPDLFKRIMEEIKANRTTFYMAERQLGSWPHTRIGSHLARRWMLPETLEKSIQYHHGTTGPAETLSMVSLVRVADTLVNIMDDRAGYRLDADTLPAAIRDPMVNALKNSADWFPAVKEEMATATDFFKQG, from the coding sequence ATGAACCGACAACAGATGATAAAAACCGTGGAGTCGCTCAACAATCTGCCCACCCTGCCCATGGTCGCCATGGAGATGAACCGAATGCTACAGGATATCGAGACGCCCATCGAACGCCTGGTGGTCGTCCTGGAGCGGGATCAGGCAACGGTGGTGAAGATCCTGCGTCTGGTCAACTCATCTTTCTTCGGTTTTAGAAACCGCGTCACCAACCTGCGCCATGCCGTCACCCTGCTGGGCTACGGCACCGTACAGAATGCTGTGGTTACGGTGAGTGTCATCGACACCCTCAAATTGAAAAACGAACTGAAGGGGTTCAATATTTCCGGTTTTTGGTCCCATGCCATCGGCGTGGCGGTCATGTGCCGCCACCTGGCCGAGTGCACCCGACTGGCACCGGCCGAGGAGGCGTTTACTGCCGGGCTGCTCCACGACATCGGCAAGGTGGTGCTGATCAATGTCTTTCCCGATCTTTTCAAGCGCATCATGGAGGAGATCAAGGCGAACCGGACGACCTTCTACATGGCAGAACGGCAACTCGGCAGCTGGCCGCATACACGGATCGGCAGCCATCTCGCCCGTCGTTGGATGCTGCCGGAAACACTGGAAAAATCGATCCAATATCATCACGGTACAACCGGGCCGGCAGAAACCCTGTCCATGGTCAGCCTGGTAAGGGTGGCCGATACCCTGGTCAACATCATGGACGACCGGGCGGGTTACCGGCTGGATGCCGACACCCTGCCCGCGGCCATCAGGGACCCCATGGTGAACGCACTTAAAAACTCTGCGGATTGGTTTCCGGCGGTAAAGGAAGAGATGGCCACCGCCACCGACTTTTTCAAACAAGGGTAA